A genomic region of Pararge aegeria chromosome 11, ilParAegt1.1, whole genome shotgun sequence contains the following coding sequences:
- the LOC120627757 gene encoding synaptic vesicle 2-related protein, translating to MRRAKGYQDLDENVGERLPAVPMPLPQEIEMASVSVVPDDTFTVTQAVNALGFGWFQVKLSLYTGLCWMADSMEMTILSILSPALHCEWNISKYQQALTTTVVFMGMMLSSTFWGNISDRYGRKTALSMCGVLLFYYGLLSAIAPNFLWLLFLRGLVGFAIGCVPQSVTLYAEFLPTKQRAKCVVLLDCFWALGACLEVALALIVMPTLGVHWLLALSTIPLLIFAIICPWLPESARYHVASGQPDKALETLEKIAQDNGRPMLLGRLVCDDSVGIGQRGRLKHLLIPQLRNTSLLLWVIWMSCAFCYYGLVLMTTELFETDADGGEESCAADCRPLQTTDYMDLLWTTLAEFPGIFATIFIIEKFGRKKTMASQFVIFAICVCALTYNTNRTFLTCILFLARGIIAGLFQAAYVYTPEVYPTALRSTAVGACSGVARLGAMITPYVAQVLLKNSITIATAVYSVAALIAAAACIALPIETKGRDMKETVTATGL from the exons ATGCGTAGGGCTAAAGGATACCAGGATTTAGACGAGAATGTGGGAGAACGTCTACCGGCAGTTCCAATGCCTCTCCCACAGGAGATCGAAATGGCCTCTGTTTCGGTAGTCCCTGACG ATACCTTCACTGTGACCCAGGCAGTCAATGCACTGGGTTTTGGTTGGTTCCAAGTTAAACTATCTCTGTATACTGGCTTATGTTGGATGGCTGACTCAATGGAAATGACAATCCTGAGCATATTGTCACCAGCACTTCACTGTGAATGGAATATAAGCAA ATACCAACAAGCTCTAACTACTACAGTTGTGTTTATGGGAATGATGTTGAGCTCTACATTTTGGGGCAATATCAGTGATAGATATGGAAGGAAAACT GCACTCAGCATGTGTggagtattattattttactatggaCTGCTAAGCGCCATTGCTCCCAACTTTCTCTGGTTACTATTTTTGAGAGGACTTGTTGGATTTGCAATAGGATGTGTGCCACAATC GGTTACATTGTATGCTGAGTTTTTACCAACAAAACAGAGAGCTAAATGTGTTGTACTTTTGGAT tgtttCTGGGCACTTGGTGCGTGTCTCGAAGTTGCGTTGGCCCTCATCGTAATGCCAACTCTCGGAGTGCATTGGCTGTTGGCGTTATCGACAATACCTTTGCTTATATTTGCTATCATATGCCCT tggtTACCTGAATCTGCCCGATACCACGTAGCAAGTGGACAACCCGATAAAGCATTAGAAACGCTGGAGAAG atagCGCAAGACAATGGACGGCCTATGTTACTTGGCCGCTTGGTGTGCGACGATTCAGTTGGCATTGGTCAGCGTGGCCGGTTGAAACATCTCCTCATACCACAGCTCAGAAACACCAGCCTCCTTCTCTGGGTTATATG GATGTCCTGCGCATTCTGTTATTATGGCCTGGTATTAATGACTACGGAGTTGTTCGAGACTGACGCAGATGGCGGCGAAGAGTCTTGCGCAGCTGATTGCCGCCCTCTGCAAACTACTGACTATATGGATTTACTGTGGACTACTTTGGCAGAGTTTCCTg GTATTTTCGCCACGATATTCATAATAGAAAAGTTTGGACGTAAGAAGACAATGGCATCTCAGTTCGTCATTTTCGCGATCTGTGTTTGCGCTCTCACTTACAATACAAA tcGGACATTTTTAACCTGCATTCTATTTTTGGCGCGCGGAATTATTGCCGGACTATTTCAAGCGGCTTATGTTTACACACCGGAG GTATACCCTACAGCGTTAAGATCTACAGCAGTCGGTGCTTGCAGTGGGGTCGCAAGGCTTGGCGCCATGATAACTCCATATGTAGCACAG GTGCTGTTGAAGAACTCGATAACGATAGCGACGGCGGTCTACTCTGTGGCGGCCCTGATAGCGGCCGCCGCTTGCATTGCCTTGCCTATAGAAACCAAAGGCAGAGACATGAAGGAAACAGTCACGGCCACTGGATTATAA
- the LOC120627301 gene encoding lysine-specific demethylase lid-like: protein MDSKNIQKNAMQKSAEFTFTPPTMAPVFEPTPEEFMDPLGYIAKIRPVAEKTGICKIKPPSCWQPPFSLDVDKLKFVPRIQKVNELEAITRLKLLFLEKILKFWDLQGSPLKIPMIENKTLDLYCLKFWVDEEGGFENCNSPKKWRKIASTMGYGQSTITINFLRNNYEKILLPYEIFEKSKADILKTVKKVESKTEMKDEGETTKEMFKEISIESIKKIDKPHCSIKKMKTGSDIKLDPDSPKTDTEEIKRTRELRRLACYGPGPKMPGLNDEEFDITKSRKRPRYDLDPLAIYICAICQKDHRDDLLLICNGCSDTYHTFCLKPPLAVVPDGDWRCPCCIAEVVHKPAEAFGFAQAEREYTLQQFGEMADKFKSDYFGKSGHLIPINIVEKEFWRIISSVEEDVTVEYGADLHSMDHGSGFPTKSSLNLFPGDQEYVDSGWNLNNLPVLEGSVLRFINADISGMTVPWMYVGMCFSAFCWHNEDHWSYSINYLHWGEAKTWYGVPGSGAELLETAMKAAAPDLFKTQPDLLHQLVTIMNPNILMAAGVPIYRTDQQAGEFVVTFPRAYHAGFNHGYNFAEAVNFAPPDWLKIGRDCIMHYKYLKRFCVFSHDELICKMALEGDRLDLETALETQKELVNATEEEGRLRALLAKNGLTNVCRTAFELLGDDERLCEICKTTCFLSSVFCAKCKHMACLQHAHSEEFCSCAVENKTLFYRYDMDELHIMLQTIDFRVNSFDKWMTDTTNILLPTAPDIGRLQKFKLLVDEAEELKIPKCTLLTRLKEQYTTASQNAETIVIELDDD from the coding sequence ATGGATagcaaaaatatacaaaaaaatgccATGCAGAAAAGTGCTGAATTTACTTTCACTCCGCCTACCATGGCCCCAGTATTCGAGCCTACGCCTGAAGAATTCATGGACCCTCTGGGATATATCGCGAAAATTCGTCCCGTAGCGGAAAAGACCGGCATTTGTAAAATAAAGCCCCCATCGTGCTGGCAGCCACCATTTTCGCTCGAtgttgataaattaaaatttgttccaCGAATTCAAAAAGTAAATGAGTTGGAAGCCATAACTCGCTTGAAActattgtttcttgaaaaaatattgaagtttTGGGATTTACAAGGCTCACCTCTAAAAATTCCcatgattgaaaataaaacacttgATTTGTATTGCTTAAAATTTTGGGTTGATGAAGAAGGTGGGTTTGAAAATTGTAATAGTCCAAAAAAATGGCGAAAAATTGCTTCTACAATGGGGTATGGTCAAAGCACTATAACGATTAATTTCCTTAGGAATAATTATGAAAAGATTCTTCTTCCCtatgaaatatttgaaaaaagcaAAGCAGACATTTTGAAAACTGTAAAAAAGGTGGAAAGTAAAACAGAAATGAAAGATGAAGGTGAAACTACGAAAGAAATGTTCAAAGAGATAAGCATAGAATCTATAAAAAAGATTGACAAACCACATTGCAGtatcaaaaaaatgaaaacaggGTCTGACATTAAATTGGACCCAGACAGTCCCAAAACAGATACTGAAGAAATAAAGCGTACAAGGGAGCTGAGACGACTTGCATGCTATGGCCCTGGTCCAAAAATGCCTGGGCTGAATGATGAAGAGTTTGACATAACAAAGTCACGGAAGAGACCTCGATATGATTTAGATCCTTTGGCTATATACATTTGTGCAATCTGTCAAAAAGATCACAGAGATGATTTACTTTTGATATGTAATGGCTGTTCAGATACGTACCATACATTTTGTTTGAAACCTCCATTGGCTGTAGTGCCTGATGGTGACTGGCGCTGTCCATGTTGTATTGCTGAAGTAGTCCATAAACCAGCTGAAGCTTTTGGCTTTGCGCAGGCAGAAAGGGAATATACTTTACAGCAATTTGGAGAAATGGCAGATAAATTTAAATCTGACTACTTTGGAAAGTCTGgccatttgatacccataaatATAGTAGAAAAAGAATTTTGGAGGATAATATCTTCAGTTGAGGAGGATGTGACTGTAGAATATGGTGCAGATTTGCACTCCATGGACCATGGTTCAGGGTTTCCTACAAAGtcttcattaaatttatttcctGGGGATCAAGAATATGTGGATTCAGGTTGGAATTTGAATAATCTGCCAGTTTTAGAAGGTTCTgttttaagatttataaatgCAGACATATCAGGTATGACTGTACCATGGATGTATGTAGGCATGTGTTTCTCTGCATTTTGTTGGCATAACGAAGATCACTGGAGCTATTCAATTAATTACTTACATTGGGGTGAAGCTAAGACTTGGTATGGAGTGCCAGGTAGTGGAGCTGAGCTCCTTGAAACTGCTATGAAAGCAGCAGCCCCTGATCTGTTCAAGACACAACCTGATTTATTGCATCAGTTAGTTACAATAATGAATCCAAACATATTGATGGCAGCAGGAGTGCCAATATACCGCACAGATCAACAAGCTGGAGAATTTGTTGTAACTTTCCCAAGAGCTTATCATGCTGGTTTTAATCATGGATATAATTTTGCGGAAGCAGTAAACTTTGCCCCTCCTGATTGGCTTAAAATTGGCCGTGATTGCATAATGcattacaaatacttaaaaagGTTCTGTGTTTTTTCACATGATGAACTTATTTGCAAAATGGCATTGGAAGGTGATCGTTTGGATTTAGAGACAGCCTTAGAAACACAAAAAGAACTGGTTAATGCAACAGAAGAAGAAGGAAGACTAAGGGCTTTACTTGCAAAGAATGGATTAACAAATGTTTGTAGGACAGCATTTGAACTGCTCGGTGATGATGAACGACTTTGTGAAATTTGTAAAACAACATGCTTTTTATCATCTGTGTTCTGTGCAAAATGTAAACACATGGCCTGCTTACAACATGCTCACTCAGAAGAATTCTGTTCCTGTGCtgtagaaaataaaactttattttatcgTTATGACATGGATGAACTGCATATTATGTTGCAGACAATTGATTTTAGAGTAAACAGTTTTGACAAATGGATGACAGACACTACAAACATTCTACTGCCAACTGCACCAGATATTGGAAGGCTTCAGAAATTTAAGCTTTTGGTGGATGAGGCAGAAGAACTTAAAATTCCAAAGTGTACTCTATTAACAAGATTGAAGGAGCAATACACAACAGCATCTCAAAATGCTGAAACAATTGTTATAGAATTAGATGATGACTGA